The following proteins are co-located in the Paludibaculum fermentans genome:
- a CDS encoding aminopeptidase P N-terminal domain-containing protein produces the protein MTRGLLLFLAPLLCAADFGPPDFLARRAQVFDQIGHRAVAVVQAAALPEGFGVFRQANDFYYLTGLEVPHAYLLLDGRTRRATAFLPHRNVARDNNQGKVLAPEDAEEVKQVSGVDAVLGVEALAPQLASMQIRLPAPVLYVPSSPLQGVMGSRDELLKAAAEVASDPWDGRPTRSAQFLSLLRTRFPSLEIRDLSPVLDELRLVKSTREIELIRQASKIAALGLIEAMRHTKEGVFEYELDAAARQVFLANGAKYEGYPSITAGGTNAYMGHYMSNGSRLKDGDLVLMDYAPDYRYYTSDVTRMWPVNGKYTKDQRALCEFILAYRNALLKRIRPGVTADEVMNGARAEMTPLVAALAVSKEIYREGARGMLAFRGHLSHPVGMTVHDVGDYRKAPLAVGQVFSIDPMMWIPEERLYVRMEDVVVVTAGGVENFTDFMPATPDDIEKVLRERTQ, from the coding sequence ATGACCCGTGGACTTCTGCTCTTTCTTGCACCGCTGCTTTGCGCCGCTGACTTTGGACCTCCGGACTTCCTGGCGCGGCGCGCACAGGTCTTCGACCAGATTGGGCATCGGGCGGTTGCCGTTGTGCAGGCGGCTGCGCTGCCTGAAGGGTTTGGCGTGTTCCGGCAGGCTAATGACTTCTATTACCTGACCGGGCTGGAGGTGCCGCACGCCTACCTTCTGCTGGATGGCCGGACGCGCAGAGCGACGGCGTTTCTCCCGCACCGCAATGTGGCTCGCGATAACAATCAGGGCAAAGTGCTGGCTCCGGAAGATGCCGAGGAGGTGAAGCAGGTTTCCGGCGTCGATGCGGTGCTGGGCGTCGAGGCGCTGGCACCGCAGCTCGCTTCCATGCAGATCCGGCTGCCGGCTCCAGTGCTGTATGTGCCTTCGAGCCCGCTGCAGGGCGTGATGGGGAGCCGCGACGAACTGCTGAAGGCCGCCGCCGAGGTGGCCTCCGACCCCTGGGATGGTCGACCGACCAGGTCGGCGCAGTTCCTCTCCCTGTTGAGAACCCGCTTCCCGTCGCTCGAGATTCGCGACCTGTCTCCGGTTCTCGACGAATTGCGGCTGGTGAAGAGCACGCGGGAGATTGAACTCATCCGGCAGGCGTCGAAGATCGCGGCGCTGGGCCTGATCGAGGCGATGCGCCATACGAAGGAAGGCGTCTTCGAGTATGAACTGGATGCGGCGGCGCGGCAGGTCTTTCTGGCGAATGGCGCGAAGTATGAGGGCTACCCGTCGATTACCGCGGGCGGCACCAATGCCTACATGGGGCACTATATGTCCAACGGCAGCAGGCTGAAGGATGGCGACCTGGTGCTGATGGACTATGCTCCGGATTACCGTTACTACACGAGCGACGTGACGCGGATGTGGCCCGTGAACGGCAAGTACACCAAAGACCAGCGGGCGCTGTGTGAGTTCATCCTGGCCTACCGGAATGCGCTGCTGAAACGGATTCGCCCGGGCGTGACGGCGGATGAAGTCATGAATGGCGCCAGGGCGGAGATGACGCCGCTGGTCGCGGCACTGGCCGTTTCCAAGGAGATCTACCGCGAAGGCGCGCGCGGGATGCTGGCCTTCCGGGGCCATCTCTCGCATCCCGTCGGGATGACCGTCCACGACGTGGGTGACTACCGCAAGGCCCCGCTGGCCGTGGGGCAGGTGTTTTCCATCGACCCGATGATGTGGATCCCGGAAGAGCGGCTGTATGTCCGGATGGAAGACGTCGTGGTGGTGACGGCGGGGGGCGTGGAGAACTTCACCGACTTCATGCCGGCGACCCCGGATGACATCGAGAAAGTGCTGAGGGAGAGGACGCAGTGA
- a CDS encoding ABC transporter ATP-binding protein encodes MKPEDTPTLNSAQEPALMEFRKVEKVYGQGDASMLALAGVDFRIEEGEFVAIMGPSGSGKSTCMNILGCLDTPTGGAYLFKGIDVGRLPRKQRARLRRYYLGFVFQGFNLLARTSALENVELPLVYRGTKSAERRERAAIALQTVGLKGWEDHTPAQLSGGQQQRVAIARAIVTEPAVLLADEPTGNLDSARSKEIMELLCQLNRERGISIAMVTHEPDMAEYASRTISFRDGLVSSDVSRSARAQVVSQ; translated from the coding sequence ATGAAACCCGAAGACACCCCAACGCTCAATAGCGCCCAGGAACCGGCGCTGATGGAATTTCGCAAAGTGGAGAAGGTCTACGGCCAGGGGGACGCCTCCATGCTGGCGTTGGCCGGAGTCGACTTCCGCATCGAAGAGGGTGAGTTCGTGGCGATCATGGGGCCCAGCGGTTCAGGCAAGTCCACCTGCATGAACATCCTGGGCTGCCTCGACACGCCCACCGGCGGAGCCTATCTCTTCAAGGGGATCGACGTCGGCCGCCTGCCGCGCAAACAGCGCGCCCGCCTGCGCCGCTACTACCTGGGCTTCGTGTTCCAGGGCTTCAACCTGCTGGCCCGCACCTCGGCCCTGGAGAATGTGGAATTGCCGCTCGTCTACCGCGGTACGAAGTCAGCCGAGCGCCGCGAGCGGGCAGCGATCGCGCTCCAGACCGTAGGCCTGAAGGGCTGGGAGGATCACACCCCGGCCCAGCTCTCGGGAGGCCAGCAGCAACGTGTCGCCATCGCCAGGGCGATCGTCACCGAACCGGCCGTCCTCTTGGCGGACGAGCCCACGGGCAACCTGGACTCGGCCCGCAGCAAGGAGATCATGGAACTCCTCTGCCAGCTCAACCGGGAGCGCGGCATCAGCATCGCCATGGTGACGCACGAACCGGACATGGCGGAATACGCCAGCCGCACCATCAGTTTCCGCGATGGCCTGGTCTCCTCGGACGTCTCACGTTCCGCCCGAGCCCAAGTGGTGAGCCAGTGA
- a CDS encoding efflux RND transporter periplasmic adaptor subunit codes for MTTSVVEVQENLGVAPGKRRWKRILWWLVILIAVGIGAAILVGRYQAAAAEPSVHYRTEEARTGNLTVTVTATGQLLPTRTVDVGSEVSGIIDAVLVNYNDFVKVGQVLAKINTEKLEAQVLQDRASLETARAKVQDAKVTVEETEAEYKRIEAARERSKGQLPSQHDLDTAKAAYGRAKVAVSSAQAAVTQAEATLSINLTNVSKAVIKSPVDGIVLARNVEPGQTIAASFAVTTMFQLAEDLTRMKLQVNIDEADIGEVKEGQKVTFTVDAYPGQNFPGRITQLRYQSTTTNNVVTYLAVISVDNQKMLLRPGMTATATITVQSLNNALLVPNVALRFEPATLAAGPQGDQRSFFRKLMPGPPPMPDRKAETEDPAATGPRVWVLKDQQPVAVPVKTGVTNGKVTEIRSGSLAAGVPLIVEAMKGMK; via the coding sequence ATGACAACCTCAGTCGTCGAAGTTCAGGAAAACCTCGGTGTGGCCCCCGGCAAACGGCGCTGGAAGCGCATCCTCTGGTGGCTGGTGATTCTCATTGCGGTGGGCATCGGCGCGGCCATCCTCGTCGGCCGCTACCAGGCCGCCGCGGCCGAACCGTCCGTGCACTACCGCACCGAAGAGGCCCGCACCGGCAATCTCACCGTCACCGTCACCGCCACCGGCCAGTTGCTGCCCACTCGCACCGTCGACGTCGGCAGCGAAGTCTCCGGCATCATCGACGCCGTGCTGGTGAATTACAACGACTTCGTCAAGGTCGGCCAGGTGCTCGCCAAGATCAACACCGAGAAGCTGGAAGCCCAGGTACTGCAGGACCGCGCGTCGCTCGAGACCGCGCGCGCCAAAGTGCAGGATGCCAAAGTGACCGTCGAGGAGACCGAGGCCGAATACAAGCGCATCGAAGCCGCGCGGGAACGCTCCAAGGGCCAGCTGCCCTCGCAGCACGACCTGGATACCGCCAAGGCCGCCTATGGCCGCGCGAAGGTCGCCGTCAGCAGTGCCCAGGCCGCCGTCACGCAAGCCGAAGCGACCCTGTCCATCAACCTGACCAATGTCTCCAAGGCCGTCATCAAGTCGCCCGTCGACGGCATCGTCCTGGCCCGCAACGTGGAACCCGGCCAGACCATCGCCGCGTCGTTCGCGGTCACCACGATGTTCCAGTTGGCTGAGGACCTCACCCGCATGAAACTCCAGGTCAACATCGACGAAGCCGACATCGGCGAGGTGAAAGAGGGCCAGAAGGTCACCTTCACCGTCGACGCTTACCCAGGTCAGAACTTCCCCGGCCGCATCACCCAGTTGCGCTACCAGTCCACCACCACCAACAACGTGGTCACCTATCTGGCCGTGATCTCGGTCGACAACCAGAAGATGCTGCTGCGCCCTGGCATGACCGCCACCGCCACCATCACCGTCCAGTCCCTGAACAACGCGCTGCTGGTGCCCAATGTGGCGCTCCGCTTCGAACCGGCCACGCTCGCCGCCGGCCCGCAGGGCGATCAACGCAGCTTCTTCCGCAAACTCATGCCGGGGCCGCCGCCCATGCCCGACCGCAAGGCGGAGACGGAAGACCCCGCCGCCACCGGTCCGCGAGTCTGGGTCCTGAAAGACCAGCAACCCGTAGCGGTGCCGGTGAAAACAGGAGTCACCAACGGCAAGGTAACCGAAATCCGTTCCGGCTCCCTGGCCGCCGGAGTCCCGCTGATCGTCGAAGCGATGAAGGGGATGAAATGA
- a CDS encoding ABC transporter permease — MRLIRIMRQRLRSLLRHSQAEDDLQRELDIHLEQLTREYRSAGMSERDAADAARRAFGAIVDTAEQCRDNRRVRLVEDIGKDLVYASRLLLKSPGFTATAVLSLALGVGANTAIFGLVKQVILDLLPVRDPNQIVAITKTSIQLPGPSSSFSNPFLRDLQSSANLPFDGFLGFDRRDQIAMLVDSAAEPVSAEFVTGNYFELLGVHPALGRQFTPADDQAPDAQPVVVLSHNFWQRRFGADPSVLNRTIHLNNHPFTVIGVSARGFAGLDPGHSPDLRVTISMVSTLVEFPGPPPLSNRGSRWIEVFGRLKPGVSANRAAESLMPVLLQDHDLDPGRSRRTEYRAKVLASERLHVTPAAQGTGAQRHTYERAIWALGLMVAAVLLLACVNVAHLLLARASARAHEFSIRLAIGASRFRLVRQLLTESLLLGVFSGGAGLLVAYSLGRILVSLVISDREHSTVAVAPDAALLAFNFAVALAASIAFGLAPALQSSRSVLAPGLKGAHSYHVGRLMGRKVMISLQVAISLILLSGAGLFMRSLVNLRGIDLGFRTDKLLQVTLNPSTYAPERLPDFYNQLVEQVRSLPGVRAAAFGRQRLISNAAWKSGIVVPGFNPPEGDNGPSRDVIGSKYFSALGIPLIAGREFTDADTAAAPKVAIVNQAFAQFYFGSRNPLGMRIGPGGGKPDYTIVAVSRNAKYREMREATTRFWYVPFAQLGSDTSSFRALTLFVRTSSDPASMANSIRAAVGRVDKTIALFDIKTVDAQIGDNVRLERALATLSIFFGMVAALLAGAGLFGVLSYSVAQRKREIGIRIALGARPAQAAWTIVRGVAHFVLVGVAGGLAVTLSLSSLIHRLLFGIQPNDPLALSLAVLAMWVIAMLGVSIPASQAAKVEPASALRGD, encoded by the coding sequence ATGCGTCTCATCAGGATAATGCGTCAGCGGCTCCGCTCTCTCTTGCGTCACTCCCAGGCGGAGGACGATCTCCAACGGGAGCTCGACATTCACCTCGAACAGCTCACTAGGGAATACCGCTCTGCTGGAATGAGCGAACGCGATGCTGCCGATGCGGCCCGCCGTGCCTTCGGCGCCATAGTGGACACTGCCGAGCAGTGCCGCGATAACCGCCGTGTCCGTCTCGTGGAAGACATCGGCAAAGATCTCGTCTACGCCTCGCGCCTGCTCCTCAAATCGCCTGGCTTCACCGCCACGGCCGTGCTGTCGCTGGCCCTCGGCGTCGGCGCCAACACGGCGATTTTCGGCCTCGTCAAGCAGGTCATTCTCGACCTGCTGCCGGTCCGCGATCCTAACCAGATCGTCGCCATTACCAAAACTTCGATCCAACTTCCCGGACCTTCCAGCTCCTTCTCGAATCCCTTCCTGCGCGACCTTCAGTCCTCTGCCAACCTCCCGTTCGATGGCTTTCTGGGCTTCGATCGCCGCGACCAGATCGCCATGCTGGTCGATTCCGCCGCGGAACCCGTCTCGGCCGAATTCGTCACTGGCAACTACTTCGAACTTCTCGGAGTCCACCCCGCCCTCGGCCGCCAGTTCACCCCCGCCGACGATCAGGCGCCGGATGCCCAGCCTGTCGTCGTTTTGAGTCACAATTTCTGGCAGCGCCGTTTTGGTGCCGACCCCTCCGTTCTCAACCGGACGATTCACCTGAACAATCACCCCTTTACCGTAATCGGTGTCTCCGCACGCGGCTTCGCCGGCCTCGATCCAGGACACTCGCCCGACCTGCGAGTCACCATCAGCATGGTCTCCACCCTGGTCGAGTTCCCGGGACCACCCCCTCTCTCCAACCGGGGCAGCCGCTGGATTGAGGTTTTCGGGCGTCTGAAGCCGGGTGTGTCTGCCAACCGTGCTGCTGAATCGCTCATGCCCGTCCTGCTGCAGGATCACGACCTCGACCCGGGCCGGTCCCGTCGTACGGAGTATCGCGCCAAGGTACTGGCTTCCGAACGCCTGCACGTCACGCCGGCGGCCCAGGGAACGGGCGCGCAGAGACACACCTACGAGAGGGCGATCTGGGCGCTGGGCCTCATGGTCGCTGCCGTCCTCCTGCTCGCGTGCGTCAACGTCGCGCATCTCTTGCTGGCCAGAGCATCCGCTCGCGCGCATGAGTTCTCCATCCGCCTCGCGATCGGCGCCAGCCGCTTCCGCCTGGTCCGCCAACTGCTCACCGAAAGCCTTCTGCTCGGCGTCTTCAGTGGGGGCGCCGGCTTGCTGGTCGCCTACAGCCTCGGTCGAATCCTGGTCTCACTGGTCATCTCAGATCGGGAGCACTCCACCGTCGCCGTTGCTCCGGACGCCGCACTGCTCGCCTTCAACTTCGCCGTGGCTCTGGCCGCGAGCATCGCCTTTGGACTCGCGCCCGCCTTGCAGTCGTCGCGCTCCGTGCTCGCGCCCGGTCTGAAAGGCGCCCATTCGTACCACGTCGGCCGTCTCATGGGCAGAAAAGTCATGATCAGCCTTCAGGTGGCCATCTCGCTAATCTTATTGTCCGGCGCGGGCCTCTTCATGCGGTCCCTCGTCAACCTTCGCGGCATCGACCTCGGCTTTCGTACCGATAAGCTCTTGCAGGTGACTCTCAATCCGTCCACCTACGCGCCCGAGCGCCTGCCGGATTTCTACAACCAACTGGTGGAGCAAGTCCGTTCACTGCCTGGAGTTCGGGCGGCCGCTTTTGGGCGCCAGCGTCTCATCTCCAATGCAGCCTGGAAGAGTGGGATTGTCGTCCCGGGCTTCAATCCGCCAGAAGGGGACAACGGACCGAGTCGCGACGTCATCGGCAGCAAATACTTCTCTGCGTTGGGCATCCCCCTGATTGCCGGGCGCGAATTCACCGATGCCGACACTGCCGCGGCCCCCAAAGTCGCCATCGTCAATCAAGCCTTCGCCCAATTCTACTTCGGCAGCCGGAATCCTCTCGGCATGCGCATCGGCCCCGGCGGCGGCAAGCCCGACTACACCATCGTCGCCGTGTCCCGCAACGCCAAGTACCGGGAAATGCGCGAAGCCACTACCAGGTTCTGGTACGTGCCGTTCGCCCAACTCGGCAGCGACACCAGTAGTTTCCGCGCCCTCACCCTGTTCGTCCGGACGTCGTCCGACCCGGCATCCATGGCCAACAGTATCCGCGCCGCCGTGGGGCGCGTCGACAAGACGATCGCTCTCTTCGACATCAAGACCGTCGACGCGCAAATCGGAGACAATGTCCGGCTGGAGCGGGCCCTGGCGACCCTCTCGATCTTCTTCGGAATGGTGGCCGCGTTGCTCGCCGGTGCCGGTCTCTTTGGGGTCCTTTCATACTCAGTGGCGCAGCGGAAGCGGGAGATCGGCATCCGGATTGCGCTCGGTGCCCGCCCCGCTCAGGCGGCCTGGACCATCGTGCGTGGCGTTGCCCACTTTGTGTTGGTTGGCGTTGCTGGCGGGCTTGCCGTCACGCTCAGTCTGAGTTCCCTCATTCATCGCCTCCTGTTTGGAATTCAGCCGAATGATCCGCTGGCACTCTCCCTTGCGGTCTTGGCCATGTGGGTGATTGCGATGCTAGGTGTGTCGATCCCTGCTTCTCAAGCCGCCAAAGTGGAGCCGGCGTCGGCTCTCCGGGGTGACTGA
- a CDS encoding terminase large subunit domain-containing protein — translation MPYLIGKHKRNAMAEPLQLYAIQRETRSRIGARSSGLQAAAPGASATGGALTPESDGSLQPAAPLPPLSEWAAQALDFHPFPAQAEILDCQDSHVMLCCTRQFGKTTLTALKAAYHALSTPNTSVVVGSPGQRQSARLVYKAGEFLRRAGVRIRSTAEGTYGARLPNGSCIYALPKQETTTRGFDAVSLLIFEEAAYTRDSFYHMATPFQAVVRNRSLWLISTPAAKSGFFYEEWSDPARTHWRRFRVPATECPLIDAAFLAEERIRKGETVFRNEYECEFVSDATQIISRELWDSALDEDDIPFNGGKPLWND, via the coding sequence ATGCCCTATCTGATCGGCAAGCACAAGCGCAACGCGATGGCGGAGCCCCTCCAGCTCTACGCAATCCAAAGGGAAACGCGTAGCCGGATCGGCGCCCGCTCGTCGGGACTCCAGGCCGCCGCCCCAGGTGCATCCGCCACCGGCGGAGCCCTCACGCCCGAATCGGACGGCTCCCTCCAGCCCGCGGCTCCTCTGCCGCCCCTGTCCGAATGGGCCGCCCAGGCCCTCGACTTCCATCCCTTCCCGGCCCAGGCCGAAATCCTCGACTGCCAGGACTCCCACGTCATGCTCTGCTGCACCCGTCAGTTCGGCAAAACCACGCTCACGGCCCTGAAAGCCGCCTATCACGCCCTCTCCACGCCCAACACGAGCGTGGTCGTCGGCTCCCCAGGCCAGCGCCAGTCGGCCCGTCTGGTCTACAAGGCGGGCGAATTCCTTCGCCGTGCCGGCGTCCGAATCCGGTCCACCGCCGAGGGCACCTACGGAGCCCGCCTCCCCAACGGAAGCTGCATCTACGCCCTCCCCAAACAGGAGACCACCACGCGCGGCTTCGATGCCGTCTCCCTGCTCATCTTCGAGGAGGCGGCCTACACCCGCGATTCCTTCTACCACATGGCAACGCCCTTCCAGGCCGTCGTCCGCAACCGGTCCCTCTGGCTCATCTCCACGCCCGCCGCCAAGTCCGGCTTCTTCTACGAGGAGTGGTCCGACCCGGCCCGCACCCACTGGCGCCGCTTCCGAGTCCCCGCCACGGAATGCCCGTTGATCGACGCCGCCTTCCTAGCCGAGGAACGCATCCGCAAGGGCGAAACGGTCTTCCGCAACGAATACGAATGCGAGTTCGTCTCCGACGCCACCCAAATCATCAGCCGCGAGCTCTGGGACTCCGCCCTGGACGAGGACGACATCCCCTTCAACGGAGGCAAACCCCTATGGAACGACTAA
- a CDS encoding PadR family transcriptional regulator encodes MAKSSDLIQGTLDLLILQTIVREPMHGWGIAKRIQQLSDDVLSVGQGSLYPALHRLEQQGWISAEWRDSDLGRSAKFYSLTREGRKQLATELNSWARLSSAVALVIQRA; translated from the coding sequence TTGGCCAAATCATCCGATCTCATCCAGGGCACTCTGGATCTACTCATTCTCCAGACAATCGTCCGCGAGCCGATGCACGGTTGGGGCATCGCCAAGCGGATTCAACAGTTGTCCGACGACGTCCTGTCCGTCGGTCAGGGATCCTTGTATCCGGCGCTCCACCGCCTGGAACAACAGGGCTGGATTTCGGCCGAATGGAGAGACTCCGACCTCGGCCGCAGCGCGAAATTCTATTCGCTTACTCGCGAAGGCAGAAAACAACTCGCCACCGAACTGAATAGCTGGGCACGGCTCTCCTCCGCCGTCGCCCTGGTCATCCAGAGGGCCTAA
- a CDS encoding efflux transporter outer membrane subunit — protein MAQAGTWNTTPAGGAKASPTDDKTLAQWWSTLGDPVLTALEERAVKGNLDLRQAEMKIRQARAQRESARADLYPSITASGSATGSRASTRANGELGQSYSAGLSASWEPDFFNRIRGTVAAYTADVDAAQEDLRNILVSLTAEVALNYVDLRSYQSQLAITRANLAAQQETYQLTVAKHESGLATELDVQQAALSVESTRAGIPTLETGLQKASNAISVLLGERPGTVDALLGEVKPVPVIPAEVAVGLPADLVRRRPDIRGAERQVAAQSARAGVAAANLYPSFALSGLLSFSSLDIVNLFTPATLAGSLAGSVQQTILNRRRLRAQLNIQDVLLEQYETAYEGTVLGAMQDVEDALKAFANEQLRRKSLADAAAAAERAATLSRNLYSSGLKDFLTVLDAQRSLLSLQNQLAQSDAAITADLIRLYKALGGGWS, from the coding sequence TTGGCCCAGGCCGGCACGTGGAATACCACCCCGGCCGGCGGTGCCAAGGCCAGCCCTACCGACGACAAGACTCTCGCCCAGTGGTGGTCCACCCTCGGCGACCCCGTCCTCACCGCCCTGGAAGAACGCGCCGTCAAAGGCAACCTCGACCTCCGCCAGGCCGAAATGAAGATCCGCCAGGCCCGCGCCCAGCGCGAAAGCGCCCGCGCTGACCTCTATCCCTCCATCACCGCCAGCGGCTCCGCTACCGGCAGCCGCGCCAGCACTCGCGCCAACGGCGAACTCGGCCAGTCCTATTCCGCGGGCCTCTCCGCCAGTTGGGAACCGGACTTCTTCAATAGGATTCGCGGCACCGTCGCCGCCTACACCGCCGATGTCGACGCGGCCCAGGAGGACCTCCGCAACATCCTCGTCAGCCTCACCGCCGAAGTCGCCCTCAACTATGTCGACCTGCGCTCTTACCAGTCGCAACTGGCCATCACTCGCGCCAACCTGGCCGCCCAGCAGGAAACCTACCAGTTGACCGTCGCCAAACACGAAAGCGGCCTGGCCACCGAGCTCGACGTCCAGCAGGCCGCCCTCTCCGTCGAATCCACCCGCGCCGGCATCCCCACCCTCGAAACCGGACTCCAGAAGGCGTCCAACGCCATCTCCGTCCTGCTCGGGGAACGGCCCGGCACCGTCGACGCCTTGCTCGGCGAAGTGAAGCCCGTCCCCGTCATCCCGGCCGAAGTCGCCGTCGGCCTGCCCGCCGATCTCGTGCGCCGCCGCCCCGACATCCGTGGTGCGGAACGCCAGGTCGCCGCCCAGTCCGCCCGCGCCGGCGTCGCCGCCGCCAACCTCTATCCCTCGTTCGCCCTCTCCGGCCTGCTGTCCTTCAGCTCCCTCGACATCGTGAACCTCTTCACCCCGGCCACCCTGGCAGGCAGCCTCGCCGGCTCGGTCCAGCAAACCATCCTGAACCGCCGCCGCCTGCGCGCCCAGCTCAACATCCAGGACGTCCTGCTCGAACAGTACGAAACAGCCTATGAAGGCACGGTGCTCGGCGCAATGCAGGACGTCGAGGACGCCTTGAAGGCCTTCGCCAACGAACAGCTCCGGCGGAAGTCGCTGGCCGATGCGGCCGCCGCCGCCGAACGCGCCGCAACCCTGTCACGCAATCTATACAGCTCAGGACTGAAGGACTTCCTCACCGTGCTGGATGCCCAACGGTCGTTGCTGAGTCTGCAGAATCAACTGGCTCAGAGCGATGCCGCCATTACCGCCGACCTCATCCGGCTGTACAAAGCCTTGGGCGGCGGGTGGAGCTAA
- a CDS encoding ABC transporter permease, which produces MLWDAILLALSAIRRNVMRSTLTVLGIVIGVAAVIIMVTLGNGATARVTSEISSLGANMLMVMPGQERRGMGGGMREEAKLFEAADVEALRDEVPGVTAVAPTASKSMQVIYGNTNWSTTVNGVDNAFFKVRNWTLAGGREFSAAELSSGGAACILGATVRKQLFGTRDPIGINVRLQAISCQVVAVLESKGQSGMGMDQDDLVLTPLRTFQRRISGTRYISSLLVGMRPGSISSAVVADVQRLLRQRRKIQPHQEDDFMVRDPQELISTLTGTTQLLTMLLGAVAAVSLLVGGIGIMNIMLVSVTERTREIGVRLAIGAFENDVMTQFLVEAVVLSSLGGAMGLALGLLVSVAGAKALEVPFQPDMRIATIAFIFSAMVGVLFGFVPARKAAQLDPIEALRHE; this is translated from the coding sequence ATGTTATGGGACGCAATTCTACTCGCACTCTCGGCCATCCGGCGCAACGTCATGCGCTCGACGCTCACAGTCCTGGGCATCGTCATCGGCGTGGCTGCGGTCATCATCATGGTCACCCTCGGCAACGGAGCAACCGCCCGCGTCACCTCAGAGATCTCCAGCCTCGGAGCCAACATGCTGATGGTCATGCCCGGCCAGGAACGCCGCGGCATGGGCGGCGGCATGCGCGAAGAAGCCAAGCTCTTCGAAGCGGCCGACGTCGAGGCCCTGCGCGATGAGGTGCCCGGAGTCACAGCCGTCGCGCCCACGGCCTCCAAGTCCATGCAGGTCATCTACGGCAACACGAACTGGTCCACCACGGTGAACGGAGTCGACAACGCCTTTTTCAAGGTGAGGAACTGGACCCTCGCCGGCGGCCGCGAGTTCTCCGCGGCCGAGCTCAGCTCCGGCGGAGCCGCCTGCATCCTCGGCGCCACCGTCCGCAAACAGCTCTTCGGCACCCGGGACCCCATCGGGATCAACGTCCGCCTGCAGGCCATCTCCTGCCAGGTGGTCGCGGTGCTCGAATCGAAAGGCCAGTCCGGCATGGGCATGGATCAGGACGATCTGGTGCTCACCCCGTTGCGCACCTTCCAGCGCCGCATCTCCGGCACCCGCTATATCAGCAGCCTGCTCGTGGGCATGCGGCCCGGCTCCATCTCCTCCGCCGTCGTGGCCGATGTGCAGCGCCTGCTCCGCCAGCGCCGCAAGATCCAGCCGCATCAGGAGGACGACTTCATGGTGCGCGACCCGCAGGAGCTCATCAGCACCCTCACCGGCACCACCCAACTGCTCACCATGCTGCTGGGCGCGGTCGCCGCGGTCAGCCTGCTGGTCGGCGGCATCGGCATTATGAACATCATGTTGGTTTCGGTCACGGAACGGACCAGGGAGATTGGCGTGAGGCTGGCGATCGGTGCGTTTGAGAACGACGTGATGACGCAGTTTCTGGTCGAGGCCGTCGTGCTGTCCTCGCTCGGCGGAGCCATGGGCCTCGCCCTCGGACTACTCGTCTCCGTCGCCGGCGCCAAGGCGCTCGAAGTGCCATTCCAGCCAGACATGCGCATCGCCACCATCGCCTTCATCTTCTCGGCCATGGTCGGCGTGC